One window from the genome of Crassostrea angulata isolate pt1a10 chromosome 2, ASM2561291v2, whole genome shotgun sequence encodes:
- the LOC128173346 gene encoding uncharacterized protein LOC128173346 → MGCTQTFYIDSEATSSAKSFDEFEQIWMKMGDELEMEGLAKRPSTPTPESKKNQKAETDSTSHVPFEGYSPAHDSNSLSNWSECQFNAKVEDSILTNLRRTNPGKIRKLEKRMREPEFKPQFDLLRTLLTRVMSDCEQIQIIFNFVEDKLNKVDNHTKRVKFTTL, encoded by the exons ATGGGTTGCACACAAACTTTCTATATTGACAGCGAAGCGACTAGCTCAGCAAAATCGTTTGACGAGTTCGaacaaatttggatgaaaatGGGGGATGAGTTAGAAATGGAGGGCCTGGCAAAGCG gccTTCCACTCCAACCCCAGAAAGTAAGAAAAATCAGAAAGCAGAAACCGACAGTACATCACACGTCCCTTTTGAAGG CTATTCCCCAGCTCACGACTCCAACAGTCTGTCCAACTGGTCGGAATGCCAGTTCAACGCCAAAGTGGAGGACTCAATATTAACAAACTTAAG GCGAACAAACCCGGGAAAAATTCGTAAACTTGAGAAAAGAATGAGAGAACCAGAATTTAAACCACAGTTCGACCTTTTAAGAACCCTATTGACTAGGGTGATGTCTGATTGTGAACAAATTCAAATTATCTTCAACTTTGTTGAAGATAAACTGAACAAAGTAGACAACCACACTAAAAGGGTTAAGTTCACAACTCTTTAG
- the LOC128173284 gene encoding fibrous sheath CABYR-binding protein-like: MMMMTLKSPCRIRAVDVKMEGGKRTSHAAARLICIIFIVIIEFYTCVETRCPRCPSSHGLVNCALYVQSNCVAVDVNVQIREIRVAKCDVTIVVNGKAPFPVVRSKHGTQCHDHEFVYHKESSVTEAPTSVTEGPTSVTEGPTSVAEGPTSVAERRAPTFWHRIQLSLSDVGTAEGPTSVAEGPTSVTEGPTSVTKGPTSVAEEPTSVAEGYRATSEPPTSWHRIQQSLSDVGTGFLAWAVAVTSLIIFFGLRKLVKFLINRCCPELNISDIHLLSPSSYTTSADTDTPQQPRQQAAQQGQHAPAPQPGQQAPAVQPAQQAPVPQPGQQSPAVQPAQQAPAPQRGQQAPAVQPAKQAPAPQRGQQAPAVQSAQQAPAPQPGQQAPAVQPAQQAPAPQPGQQAPAVQPAQQAPAPQPGQQAPAVQPTQQAPAPQPGQQAPAVQPAQQAPAPQLGQVPAVQLGQQAPAVQPAQQAPAPQQGQHAPAPQQGPTTRSKTARKKLMFESQ, encoded by the exons atgatgatgatgacgtTGAAAAGTCCGTGCAGAATTCGCGCCGTTGATGTTAAGATGGAAGGAGGGAAGCGAACATCACATGCAGCAGCTAGGCTGATATGCATAATATTCATTGTCATTATTGAGTTCTACACATGTGTTGAAACTAGATGTCCGAGATGTCCGTCCAGTCATGGTTTGGTCAATTGCGCTCTCTACGTACAAAGCAACTGTGTTGCCGTCGATGTCAATGTCCAGATACGCGAAATTCGGGTTGCAAAGTGCGATGTAACCATTGTCGTCAACGGAAAGGCGCCGTTTCCAGTAGTGCGGAGCAAACATGGAACTCAATGCCATGATCATGAATTTG tatatcacaagGAATCATCTGTAACTGAGGCACCTACATCTGTAACTGAGGGACCTACATCTGTAACTGAAGGACCTACATCTGTAGCCGAGGGACCTACATCTGTAGCCGAAAGACGAGCCCCCACATTTTGGCACAGAATTCAATTGTCACTCAGTGATGTGGGAACTG CTGAGGGACCTACATCTGTAGCTGAAGGACCTACATCTGTAACTGAGGGACCTACATCTGTAACCAAGGGACCTACATCTGTAGCCGAGGAACCTACATCTGTTGCTGAGGGATATAGAGCTACATCTGAGCCCCCCACAAGTTGGCACAGAATTCAACAATCACTAAGTGATGTGGGAACTG gattTCTGGCTTGGGCAGTTGCAGTTACAtcattaatcatattttttggGCTGAGGAAACTTGTAAAGTTTTTGATAAATCGCTGCTGCCCGGAACTTAACATTTCAGATATACATTTGTTGTCACCATCATCATACACAACTTCAGCAGACACAGACACACCTCAACAACCTAGACAACAAGCCGCTCAGCAAGGACAACACGCCCCCGCTCCCCAGCCAGGACAACAAGCCCCCGCTGTTCAACCGGCACAACAAGCCCCCGTTCCTCAGCCAGGACAACAATCCCCCGCTGTTCAACCGGCACAACAAGCCCCCGCTCCTCAGCGAGGACAACAAGCCCCCGCTGTTCAACCGGCAAAACAAGCCCCCGCTCCTCAGCGAGGACAACAAGCCCCCGCTGTTCAATCGGCACAACAAGCCCCCGCTCCTCAGCCAGGACAACAAGCCCCCGCTGTTCAACCGGCACAACAAGCCCCCGCTCCCCAGCCAGGACAACAAGCCCCCGCTGTTCAACCGGCACAACAAGCCCCCGCTCCTCAGCCAGGACAACAAGCCCCCGCTGTTCAACCGACACAACAAGCCCCCGCTCCCCAGCCAGGACAACAAGCCCCCGCTGTTCAACCGGCTCAACAAGCCCCCGCTCCTCAGCTAGGACAAGTCCCCGCTGTTCAACTGGGACAACAAGCCCCCGCTGTTCAACCGGCACAACAAGCTCCCGCTCCTCAGCAAGGACAACACGCCCCCGCTCCACAGCAGGGACCAACTACTAGAAGCAAAACAGCAAGAAAGAAACTAATGTTTGAAAGTCAGtaa